The Candidatus Zixiibacteriota bacterium genome contains a region encoding:
- the recJ gene encoding single-stranded-DNA-specific exonuclease RecJ — MNSATRTVPLKWVVAQEPDPELLQEISNKTGLDRIIAKILFNRQIDTPETIRQFLQPSLKDLQDPFTLYGMDRAVDRILQALRDNEKMMVYGDYDVDGITAASLLYLVLNKLGAQVSYYLPNRLIEGYGLSVEGIKEASERGVTLIVSVDTGVTAVEEVKHAASLGIECILTDHHEPGEVLPEPVALVNPKQKDCTYSGGELSGVGVAFKVAQALYQRLQQDQSELEEHLDLVALGTSADIVPLVGENRILTKFGIKQISRTNKPGLKSLTFVSGLMGKDIGTGQVVFILAPRINAVGRLGDAEMAIKLLTTKDERVAADIARKLDKENQRRKYIDEKTLNEALEQIRQVVDLSNDRAIILASEGWHQGVIGIVASRLVEKYHLPTIMIAIDNGEGKGSARSIPGFHLCDALKECEDLLLRYGGHKYAAGLTINPANIEKFRERMKEVSQRMLTDDDLVAKLYIDSEIELSQINDRLLDVLETFSPFGPQNMRPVFLTRNCEILGQPYCVGKNHLKMKVRKGDAVFDVIGFGFGDWVRNLSGRGNLVDLVYVVEYNSWNDSTHIQLRLKDMKLAAGDIGSF; from the coding sequence ATGAACTCGGCAACGAGAACCGTCCCTTTGAAATGGGTGGTAGCTCAAGAACCTGATCCCGAATTACTCCAGGAGATCAGCAATAAAACCGGGCTCGATAGAATCATCGCCAAGATTCTTTTCAATCGTCAAATAGATACGCCGGAGACTATTCGTCAATTCCTGCAGCCATCGCTCAAAGACCTTCAGGACCCGTTCACCCTCTACGGAATGGACCGGGCGGTGGACCGGATACTGCAGGCGCTTCGCGATAACGAAAAGATGATGGTGTACGGCGACTATGATGTTGACGGTATCACCGCCGCCTCGCTCTTGTACCTGGTTCTGAATAAACTGGGAGCGCAGGTAAGTTATTATCTTCCCAACCGCCTTATTGAAGGGTACGGGCTCTCCGTGGAGGGGATTAAAGAGGCCTCCGAGCGGGGGGTAACTCTTATCGTCTCGGTCGATACCGGAGTCACGGCGGTGGAGGAAGTCAAACATGCGGCCTCGCTCGGAATCGAATGTATTCTGACCGACCATCATGAGCCGGGGGAAGTTTTGCCGGAGCCGGTGGCGCTGGTAAACCCGAAACAGAAAGACTGCACCTATTCGGGAGGAGAGCTTTCCGGGGTTGGTGTCGCTTTCAAAGTGGCGCAGGCGCTCTATCAGAGACTGCAGCAGGACCAAAGCGAACTGGAGGAACATCTCGACCTGGTGGCGCTGGGGACCTCGGCCGATATCGTGCCGCTGGTCGGCGAAAATCGAATTCTGACCAAGTTCGGTATCAAGCAGATATCGCGCACCAATAAGCCCGGGCTGAAATCGCTGACTTTTGTCTCCGGTCTGATGGGGAAGGATATCGGGACCGGACAGGTCGTTTTTATCCTGGCGCCGCGTATCAATGCCGTGGGGCGACTGGGCGACGCCGAAATGGCGATAAAGCTTTTGACCACCAAAGATGAGCGGGTCGCCGCCGATATCGCGCGGAAATTGGATAAGGAAAATCAGCGGCGGAAATATATCGACGAAAAGACCCTCAACGAAGCCCTGGAGCAGATTCGTCAGGTAGTCGACCTGAGCAATGACCGCGCCATTATACTGGCATCCGAAGGGTGGCATCAGGGAGTAATTGGTATTGTCGCCAGCCGCCTGGTGGAAAAATATCATCTCCCCACCATCATGATTGCCATAGATAATGGCGAAGGCAAAGGGTCGGCGCGCTCCATCCCGGGATTTCATCTCTGTGACGCCCTGAAAGAATGTGAGGACCTGTTGCTGCGGTACGGGGGACATAAATATGCCGCCGGTTTGACTATCAATCCTGCTAATATCGAAAAATTCCGGGAGCGGATGAAGGAAGTTTCCCAGAGAATGCTGACGGATGATGACCTGGTGGCAAAACTCTATATCGATTCCGAAATAGAGTTGAGCCAGATTAATGACCGTCTGCTCGACGTGCTGGAGACCTTCTCGCCTTTCGGTCCCCAGAATATGCGGCCGGTCTTTCTGACCCGCAATTGCGAGATACTGGGACAGCCGTACTGTGTCGGGAAGAATCATCTGAAGATGAAAGTCCGCAAGGGGGATGCCGTCTTTGACGTCATCGGTTTCGGATTCGGCGACTGGGTGCGCAATCTCTCGGGGCGCGGAAATCTGGTTGACCTGGTATATGTAGTCGAATATAATTCCTGGAATGACAGCACTCATATACAGCTTCGTTTGAAAGATATGAAACTGGCCGCCGGCGATATCGGCTCATTCTGA
- the guaB gene encoding IMP dehydrogenase: MAEFFPTDGLTFDDVLLVPTRSEVLPRDVDITTRLTASIRLNIPIISAAMDTVTESRLAIALARQGGIGIIHKNLAPEIQMGEVDKVKRSESGMIVDPITLPPDRPIGDALAVMKKFSISGIPITEHGKLVGIITNRDLRFHKELNLLIRDVMTKNNLVTANEGIDLETAQELLHKNRIEKLLIVDAQNNLKGMITVKDIMKKIQYPNACKDERGRLRVGAAVGVSGELEKRAELLVNTGVDILVIDSSHGHSAGVLRAIEFLKKRFPDKPVMAGNVATREGTQALIDAGADAVKVGIGPGSICTTRVVTGAGMPQITAVMESVEAARKDNIPVIADGGIRYSGDITKALAAGADAVMIGSLFAGTEESPGETVLFEGRSFKVYRGMGSIEAMKAGSKDRYFQEHQEEVSKFVPEGIEGKVPYKGDLADSVYQLVGGLRSGMGICGAGSIGDLHKKAKFVRVTQAGILESHPHSVSISKEAPNYRRMF; encoded by the coding sequence GTTCTTCTTGTCCCGACCCGCTCGGAGGTGCTTCCGCGAGATGTCGATATCACAACCCGCCTGACCGCTTCCATCAGGCTGAATATACCGATAATTTCGGCGGCAATGGATACGGTGACCGAGTCGCGGCTGGCAATCGCTCTGGCGCGTCAGGGGGGGATTGGCATCATTCACAAAAATCTTGCCCCCGAAATCCAGATGGGGGAGGTCGATAAAGTCAAGCGGTCGGAATCGGGAATGATAGTGGACCCGATTACTCTTCCGCCGGACCGTCCCATAGGCGACGCCCTGGCGGTGATGAAAAAATTCTCTATCTCCGGAATACCGATAACGGAGCACGGCAAACTGGTCGGCATTATTACCAACCGCGATTTGCGTTTCCATAAAGAGCTGAACCTGCTGATAAGAGATGTCATGACTAAAAACAATCTGGTCACCGCCAATGAAGGAATCGACCTGGAAACGGCGCAGGAGCTCCTGCATAAGAACCGCATTGAGAAACTTCTGATTGTCGACGCCCAGAACAATCTCAAGGGGATGATTACTGTTAAGGATATAATGAAAAAAATTCAGTATCCCAATGCCTGCAAGGATGAGCGGGGGAGGCTTCGGGTGGGAGCGGCGGTAGGGGTCTCCGGCGAATTGGAGAAGCGGGCGGAACTTCTGGTCAATACCGGCGTTGACATACTGGTGATAGATTCCTCGCACGGCCATTCGGCCGGGGTGCTGAGGGCAATAGAATTTTTGAAGAAGAGGTTTCCGGACAAACCGGTTATGGCAGGGAATGTGGCGACCAGAGAAGGAACACAGGCATTAATTGATGCCGGGGCGGATGCGGTGAAAGTCGGGATTGGACCGGGGTCAATCTGCACTACCCGGGTGGTGACCGGCGCCGGCATGCCGCAGATTACCGCCGTAATGGAAAGCGTGGAAGCGGCGCGGAAGGATAATATTCCGGTGATTGCCGACGGCGGCATAAGATATTCCGGCGATATCACCAAGGCTCTGGCGGCAGGGGCTGATGCGGTCATGATAGGCTCCCTATTTGCCGGGACGGAAGAGTCTCCCGGCGAAACCGTGCTGTTCGAGGGAAGAAGTTTTAAAGTTTACCGCGGGATGGGCTCGATAGAAGCGATGAAAGCCGGCAGCAAAGACAGATATTTCCAGGAGCATCAGGAAGAGGTCTCCAAGTTTGTGCCGGAAGGAATCGAGGGAAAAGTGCCTTACAAAGGAGACCTGGCTGACTCGGTTTATCAACTGGTCGGCGGGCTTCGCTCCGGGATGGGGATTTGCGGAGCGGGAAGCATTGGCGATTTGCATAAGAAGGCGAAATTTGTGCGCGTGACGCAGGCCGGCATACTGGAATCACATCCGCATTCGGTCAGTATCTCGAAGGAGGCGCCCAATTACCGGCGGATGTTTTAA